actaTGAGATTAAAATTTTTTGTCCAAATCTTCGAATTTGACATAACCTTAATTTAGAATCATgagattaaaatttttttttttcttaaacttcagtCCTAAGCTCCAACTAAATTCCAATCACACTCTTAACATAATTTTCACCATACTCAAGATTCAAACTCAAGACCTCTTATTAATACTCCCATCTGTGtatcacaatttatttttaaaaaaatggagggTAATAATAGTCAGTAagttattttccattttttttaaaaaatggaaaataactcaaaaaaaaaaaaaaattaaagaagggAAATAGCATGTTGGAAATAGCCCAAGGCTATACGGTAAGTAGGTCCCACTATATGTAAATCCCCATAcgcctattttttttttcttttcagagtATACCATTTTATACACAAATTTGCCATCTTCAACAGCCCCGTGTGGGTCCACCGCCGACGCCTTCGCCGTCCACAAAACCCAATCACAGGCAACCGGAAAAAAAATCACAGAATACTCCTATCGACGACGACTACGCCGGTGGACGGCGGCGGCGGAGAAGTACCTTCATCGTATAGATCCACCAATCAAAGCCTCATCGGCGCCAATTGGAAGAAAACTAGTCTAGATTCTATAAGTTTCCGGTAGATTATCAAATCTCCGTCCGTTTGGTTTTCTATATCTCAATTATCTTACCAGATGAACGAAGTGCTTACAGCTTCCGATGCATCTTCAAGTGCGCGGTCGTATTCGTCGTCGATTGCACCTGTCAATGTTCCCCTCTTTTCGGCATTACTTGCCTGTGCTATTGCACAATTTCTCAAGCTATTCACCACCTGGTAAGCGCCTGTTTCTATTTTGCTTGTTAACGATACGGTACTATAGCTTTGAGGTTGTGTTTTATTAGTCTTTATAGCTGCTTAGACTTTTTGATTTGGCGTAATGATTGTTTGAATTGTTAATATATGAAGTTCCattggaaaaaaataagatagaAAGATGATTTCTTTGGTATTTGTTATCTGTGAGTATGTGGAAGTTTTAGATTGTTGATTTTCTAGAGAAAGTAGCATATAGGGAATACTAAAGTGAAAAGGCTGATCCTTGGGAAAGTTAAGGGTTATTTGTTGTTGTGTGAGTATGTGAAAGTTTTTGTTCTTATAACGTCTAAATCACTTCCAAAAATTGAATGTTGCTGCAAATTTCTAGCATACTGAGCGAGCAACTGAGGTTTAGATTGTTGAGTTACTAGAGAATGTAGCATATACCGAAAACTAAAGTGAAAATGCTGATCCTTGGACAGttcaaagataaatttattgatCGAGAAGATCAGAGTATTATTTATAGGAAGGTTTTGATACCTCCTAACACAATCACAAGTTCAAGATGGGAAGTCAGAGGTTTTGGTCATCATTTAGAAGAACAGTAGATAAAAGGATAATGATCCCTTCATATCTTAAGATGAAGTCAGTGTCCAATTACTTACGCACCTCAACCAAGAGAATGCACAGCGTGCTAGTGTACAAGTATAGATGTGGGTAATCTTGCTCGCCTAGGTTGAGACGATGGGCTCAAATTGAGTATTGTAGCAACCAGTTGCAATCTATAGATTTCAATCCTATGTCTGAATCACTAGCCATCCACTTGGTGATAATGCTCTGTCTAAATCTTATATGCAGTAATTTCACTGTTGTTAAACTATAGAAAAGAATCTCGCTTGGTGGGTAACATCTCTGACTCACACACGTACTTCCTCAATCTAGAAATTATTAGTAAAGAAACAATGGGTTTTTCTTACTTTTACCTTCGCGTGGTGATGTATTATATTACCTCTCCGTAGTTTTAGAATAAATTCagagttttgttttatttttttcgaaatatGTGTTTTTCCCCTCTGATGGGAATGGTGCCTATTTTGTAGTCAGGTGTATCTTTCTGAGAGAAAATTTTGTAGCTGAATCAACTCAACATAGCAGAACTGCAAAAGAGAGGATATTTCTGAAATCTGAAACTCATTTTGATTTGTTTCTAATTGAACTGGAGATACTAACAACATCATACCCAGTGTAATTCCACTAGTGGGGTTTGTGAAGGGTAGATTGTAGGTAGATTGTaggcagaccttacccctattTCGATTAGGTAGAGAGGTTGGAATGTTTAATTACTGTTTATCAATGACTATGGATTTAAGCATGCAAATTCTTCTCAGTTAGAGGAGAATCTGAGATTATGTAACAATCATTAATGTGAAAAAAAAGGGAGTGGTAGAAACTTGGAGAGTAGGGTCAATCTCCTTAGAGTCAAAAAAGTTGGGCGATTTCTTTTATTTGCCTAAGCCTTGATGGTTTTGCTGGTGGGAACTGGTGTACTAGTCAAGGTGCATGCAAGTTTGCCCAATCATCATTGTTACCAAACAACATTGAAAAAGAGGTGGTATTTTCcaaaagggagagagagagatgtaAAAGATTGTGGTAAGGATTAGTTTCCCTTTATTGATTATGAAAAGTGACAAAGAAGGCGGAGTAAAAATTATCACATACACACTTATCCAGAAACTTCACAGAGGAATTAGTGTTTTTACTTTCCTTATAGCTGTATCACACAACAGGAGTGAGAGGTTAACTACTTGAGGAATTAAATCAGCACCTCTTGCTTCCCTTTCATCAAAACAAAGCGTAATGTGAAATGGAACTTAAGTAGGGTGGAGGGAATCATTGTTTATTTGCTATGAAAACAGAGTTAAAGGTGCATGTATGCTGCGGATCTTATGATAGATTTTCATTCAGGAGGTTGATATTGACAAAAAATTGGAGAAATATGTACTTCATATGGAGTGATCTTTGAATTTCAAGAGCTTACTTTTTTCAGGATCACCAAGTTTTGTCTTACCTTTTCTTTCTACTTTCTTGGTTAACTTTTGAATATTCCCTGTTAGATTTTGCAGGTACAAGGAGAAGAGATGGGATTCAAAAAGGATGCTTAGCTCaggtggaatgccatcatcacattCAGCAACAGTTACTTCACTGATAATGGCAATTTATTTACAGGAAGGAGCTGGAGGATCTGTCTTCGCGATTGCTGTGGTTTTGGCATGTGTTGTGAGTAATTTCTTAACCAGgctttgtctttttttttttttttaatttcctctGCTGATATTGGCATGTGTTGTGAGTAATTTCTTAACCAGGCAACAGTccttttttataattatcttcTTTGCATCTcaatgttaaattttttggtGTATGAACAATAGAAAGAAGCCTCAAATCCCACTTGTGAGAttacactaggtatgttgttgtaacTGGAGAAAAAGATGCAATGTCATACATCCCGGACACTTTTTCTTTGGAAGAGACCATCTAACCTGGGAATTCATATGATACACGTTTTTTTGGAAGAGAGAGGCTAGCTTGTATATGTGTTATCTGGGGTTGGGGGAACATCGGGAAGGGACTTGTACATATTGCCCCTCAGATGTCTACAATTTCTGCTTTTCTTGAGCCCGTGGGAGGGGGATGGGGGGTCTTTATAGGATAAAACCTCTGTTCCTCTTCCAAGGTAGGAGGTAAGGTGTGCATTTATCCACCCTCCCTACACCTCACTTATGCAGCTTCTGTATGAActttcttttctatattttgcataataaatttttgttcttctcCTCTATTTCTAATGGATTTCCTTTATTACAGGTAATGTATGATGCTACTGGTGTTAGGCTTCATGCTGGGCGCCAGGCTGAAGTAATCTTTCTTTCCACCTTCTTTATCTCATTTTCATCATGTTTTGACACATTGCAATTAGAAATAACATTGTGCTCAAATCACTCTATAAAACTATTCTCCATTCTATGCTTAAACAATTGATTTTTACCTATGTGTATGTAAAATAATAGTTGAAGTTGATATTTGCACTTGCTGATTTGCAAGGGATGCTCTAGGGGGAGACAAGTGACACCCTTACCCTTAAGGCCCTCAAATAATAAAGGtcccaaaaatcaaaattatgttGGActgtattattatatataacataaaattatataactattaataaaagcttttaaattttaatata
The sequence above is a segment of the Solanum lycopersicum chromosome 10, SLM_r2.1 genome. Coding sequences within it:
- the LOC101246767 gene encoding uncharacterized protein → MNEVLTASDASSSARSYSSSIAPVNVPLFSALLACAIAQFLKLFTTWYKEKRWDSKRMLSSGGMPSSHSATVTSLIMAIYLQEGAGGSVFAIAVVLACVVMYDATGVRLHAGRQAELLNQIVCELPPEHPVANVRPLRDSLGHTPLQVLAGAVLGCVVPLLLRSSI